A genomic stretch from Corynebacterium terpenotabidum Y-11 includes:
- a CDS encoding L-threonylcarbamoyladenylate synthase, translating to MSQTYDCTRPDGHDAGLAAALSAVKGGRLVVIPTDTVYGLGADAFDNQAVAALLAAKRRGPDFPTPVVVGSWDTVTGLVRDRDARMQALVEAFWPGGLTIVTHQAPSLPWNLGDTRGTVALRMPAHPLAVELLQQTGPMALSSANVHGSPAALSAAQAREQLGDAVAVYLDGGPATIGTASTIVDLSGSRPRVLRQGAVSIAQVAEVLGVPEASLAGEPSSADAGTAR from the coding sequence GTGTCGCAGACCTATGACTGCACACGACCCGACGGACACGATGCCGGGCTCGCCGCCGCACTCAGCGCCGTGAAAGGCGGACGCCTGGTGGTCATCCCCACCGACACCGTCTACGGACTCGGCGCCGACGCCTTCGACAACCAGGCCGTCGCCGCCCTGCTCGCCGCCAAGCGCCGGGGTCCGGACTTCCCGACCCCGGTGGTGGTCGGCTCCTGGGACACGGTGACCGGCCTGGTCCGGGACCGGGATGCCAGGATGCAGGCCCTTGTCGAGGCATTCTGGCCCGGTGGGTTGACCATTGTCACCCACCAGGCTCCCAGCCTGCCGTGGAACCTCGGCGATACCCGCGGTACCGTCGCCCTCCGCATGCCGGCACACCCGCTGGCGGTGGAACTTCTGCAGCAGACCGGACCGATGGCCCTGTCGAGCGCGAATGTCCACGGATCACCCGCGGCGCTGTCCGCCGCCCAGGCCAGGGAACAGCTGGGGGATGCCGTCGCCGTCTACCTTGACGGCGGTCCGGCGACGATCGGAACCGCGTCCACCATCGTCGACCTCTCCGGTTCCCGGCCGCGCGTGCTGCGGCAGGGAGCGGTCAGTATCGCGCAGGTCGCGGAGGTGCTCGGCGTGCCGGAGGCCTCCCTGGCAGGGGAGCCGTCCTCGGCGGACGCAGGGACCGCACGGTAG
- the atpB gene encoding F0F1 ATP synthase subunit A has product MEGEFHTPSLGHEFFPGGDKATTDYIPGGREGLWFYDFANGFFALDRLMLIRLLMILLLVVFFVIAMRKPKLVPRGIQNLGEYLLDFVRIHIAEDILGKKEGRRFLPVIATIFFVVLVGNMPSVIPFLNVSPNARIGMPIVLALVAYIAMIYAGVKRYGFGKFMKSSLVIPNLPPALHILVVPIEFFSTFVLRPVTLTIRLMANMLAGHIILVLLFSATNFFFWQMNGWTVLSAGTLAFGLAFMLFEMLIIFLQAYIFSLLAAVYIELSLHADEH; this is encoded by the coding sequence CTGGAGGGTGAGTTTCACACACCCTCACTGGGGCACGAATTCTTCCCGGGTGGAGATAAGGCAACCACCGACTACATTCCCGGCGGACGGGAAGGTCTCTGGTTCTACGATTTCGCGAACGGATTCTTCGCACTCGACCGACTGATGCTCATCCGTTTGCTGATGATCCTCCTTCTGGTCGTGTTCTTCGTCATCGCGATGCGCAAGCCCAAGCTGGTCCCCCGTGGCATCCAGAATCTCGGGGAGTATCTCCTCGATTTCGTCCGGATTCACATCGCTGAAGACATTCTGGGCAAGAAGGAGGGGCGCCGGTTCCTGCCGGTCATCGCCACCATCTTCTTCGTGGTGCTCGTGGGTAACATGCCCTCGGTCATCCCGTTCCTCAATGTCTCGCCGAACGCCAGGATCGGCATGCCGATCGTGCTGGCGCTCGTGGCGTACATCGCGATGATCTACGCGGGTGTCAAGCGCTACGGCTTCGGCAAGTTCATGAAGTCCTCTCTGGTCATTCCGAACCTGCCTCCGGCGCTCCACATCCTCGTGGTGCCGATCGAATTCTTCTCCACCTTCGTCCTCCGCCCGGTCACGCTGACCATCCGTCTGATGGCCAACATGCTGGCGGGCCATATCATCCTCGTCCTGCTGTTCAGTGCCACGAACTTCTTCTTCTGGCAGATGAACGGCTGGACTGTCCTCTCGGCGGGCACGCTGGCCTTCGGCCTCGCGTTCATGCTCTTCGAGATGCTGATCATCTTCCTGCAGGCGTACATCTTCAGCCTGCTGGCGGCGGTCTACATCGAGCTCTCGCTGCACGCGGACGAACACTAA
- the nucS gene encoding endonuclease NucS yields the protein MRLVICRCAVEYEGRLDAYLPEADRLVMVKADGSVSIHADDRAYKPLNWMTSPCTLVAEDVPAGLQDAGVTELWTVQNPKGEKLSVRIFEIYSDTAHELGEDPGLVKDGVEAHLQELLAEQIEILGAGYTLIRREYPTAIGPVDILSRDDLGVTVAVEIKRRGGIDGVEQLTRYVELLNRDELLAPVKGIFAAQEIKPQARTLAEDRGFRCVTLDYQEMRGLDSTELRLF from the coding sequence ATGCGTTTGGTGATCTGCCGCTGTGCCGTGGAATACGAGGGTCGTCTCGACGCCTACCTTCCTGAGGCCGATCGGCTCGTGATGGTCAAGGCGGACGGGTCGGTGAGCATCCATGCCGACGACCGGGCCTACAAGCCGTTGAACTGGATGACATCGCCGTGCACCCTGGTCGCCGAGGATGTGCCCGCAGGGCTGCAGGACGCCGGTGTCACCGAACTGTGGACAGTACAGAACCCCAAGGGGGAGAAGCTCTCGGTCCGGATCTTCGAGATCTACTCGGACACCGCCCATGAGCTCGGTGAGGATCCCGGGCTGGTGAAGGACGGGGTGGAGGCCCATCTCCAGGAACTGCTCGCCGAACAGATCGAGATCCTCGGCGCCGGCTACACCTTGATCCGGCGCGAGTACCCGACCGCTATCGGGCCGGTCGACATCCTGTCCCGCGACGATCTCGGGGTCACGGTCGCCGTGGAAATCAAACGGCGTGGCGGGATTGACGGGGTCGAACAGCTGACCCGCTACGTCGAATTGCTCAACCGGGATGAGCTGCTGGCGCCGGTCAAGGGGATCTTCGCCGCACAGGAGATCAAGCCGCAGGCGCGGACTCTCGCCGAGGACCGGGGTTTCCGTTGTGTCACGCTCGACTACCAGGAGATGCGCGGTCTCGACTCGACCGAGCTCCGGCTGTTCTGA
- a CDS encoding ATP synthase F0 subunit C, with protein MNELLILAQDASTEITGLGTIGYGLAAIGPGIGIGIVAGKTAEAMARQPEMAGQLRTTMFLGIAFTEALALIGLVAGFLF; from the coding sequence ATGAACGAGCTGCTCATCCTGGCTCAGGACGCCTCCACCGAGATCACCGGCCTCGGCACCATCGGCTACGGTCTCGCGGCCATCGGCCCGGGCATCGGTATCGGCATTGTCGCCGGCAAGACCGCTGAGGCCATGGCCCGTCAGCCCGAGATGGCCGGCCAGCTGCGCACCACCATGTTCCTGGGTATCGCCTTCACCGAGGCCCTCGCCCTCATCGGCCTGGTCGCCGGCTTCCTGTTCTAG
- a CDS encoding MraY family glycosyltransferase, translated as MVEMTGGPGQTWLTAASGSAGVGIPFRELALVLIIGCVTTYLTTGIARMLMVRFGTMSAPRARDVHSVPTPRLGGVAMFTGLVVAVATAGQLPALNRGFPPVTPDMMAVMLAAAVIVVVGLIDDLYDISWVVKLGGQLVGSVVMSLAGLSWYLLWIPLGDGGTTLVLDQVQSTVLTSVLTVAIINAMNFVDGLDGLAAGLGMIGGGTLLIFSLTVLHDQGGTVSAYPPAIISAVLVGVCAGFLPHNFAPARIFMGDSGSMLIGLLLAAACVSASGRISMSLYGTADVLALASPLLVVIAALSIPLLDLCLAVVRRLAAGKSPFAPDKKHLHHRLLRLGHGQRQVVLVLYSWVGVVALGAVGAIVFPPMVALTVFFIAAVVVGLVTWIPLVRHRIRDSGGGRHRG; from the coding sequence ATGGTGGAGATGACGGGCGGACCCGGGCAGACGTGGCTGACGGCCGCGTCAGGGAGCGCCGGCGTCGGTATTCCCTTCCGGGAGCTGGCGCTCGTGCTCATCATCGGCTGCGTGACCACGTACCTCACCACCGGAATCGCCCGGATGCTCATGGTCAGGTTCGGGACGATGAGTGCTCCCCGGGCGAGGGACGTCCATTCGGTTCCGACGCCGCGTCTCGGTGGCGTGGCGATGTTCACCGGTCTGGTGGTCGCGGTGGCGACGGCGGGGCAACTCCCGGCCCTGAACCGGGGTTTCCCGCCGGTGACCCCGGACATGATGGCCGTCATGCTCGCCGCGGCGGTCATTGTGGTCGTCGGTCTCATCGACGATCTCTATGACATCTCCTGGGTGGTGAAACTCGGCGGACAGCTCGTCGGCTCGGTCGTCATGAGTCTCGCGGGGTTGTCCTGGTACCTGCTGTGGATCCCGCTCGGTGACGGGGGGACGACACTGGTCCTCGACCAGGTCCAGTCCACGGTACTGACCTCTGTGCTGACCGTGGCGATCATCAACGCGATGAACTTCGTCGACGGGCTGGACGGACTGGCCGCCGGTCTCGGGATGATCGGTGGGGGGACGCTGCTGATCTTCTCCCTGACGGTGCTGCATGACCAGGGCGGAACGGTCAGTGCGTACCCGCCGGCGATCATCTCCGCGGTACTGGTCGGTGTCTGTGCCGGATTCCTGCCACACAATTTCGCGCCGGCCCGGATCTTCATGGGGGATTCCGGCTCCATGCTCATCGGACTGCTGCTGGCGGCGGCCTGCGTCTCTGCGTCGGGACGGATCTCGATGTCCCTGTACGGCACAGCGGACGTCTTGGCCCTGGCGTCCCCGCTGCTGGTGGTTATCGCCGCACTGTCCATTCCCCTGCTCGACCTGTGCCTGGCCGTGGTTCGTCGGCTCGCGGCGGGCAAGAGCCCGTTCGCCCCGGACAAGAAGCACCTCCACCACCGGCTGCTGCGGCTTGGCCATGGCCAGCGGCAGGTTGTTCTGGTGCTCTACTCGTGGGTGGGGGTGGTCGCACTGGGGGCGGTCGGTGCGATCGTGTTCCCGCCGATGGTCGCCCTCACGGTGTTCTTCATTGCCGCCGTTGTGGTCGGCCTGGTGACCTGGATACCGCTGGTACGTCACCGGATCCGGGACAGCGGTGGCGGTCGTCACCGAGGGTGA
- the atpD gene encoding F0F1 ATP synthase subunit beta gives MTTATQVQRADAASTAAGRVVRVIGPVVDVEFPRGELPALYNALQVDVTLEAVAKTITLETAQHLGDDVVRTISMAPTDGLVRGQAVIDSGKPISVPVGDVVKGHVFNALGDCLDEPGLGRDGEQWGIHRDAPAFDQLEGRTELMETGIKVIDLLTPYVKGGKIGLFGGAGVGKTVLIQEMITRIAREFSGTSVFAGVGERTREGTDLRLEMEEMGVLQDTALVFGQMDEPPGVRMRVALSGLTMAEYFRDVQNQDVLLFIDNIFRFTQAGSEVSTLLGRMPSAVGYQPTLADEMGVLQERITSTKGHSITSLQAVYVPADDYTDPAPATTFAHLDATTELDRSIASKGIYPAVNPLTSTSRILEPGIVGQRHYDVAQRVIGILQKNKELQDIIAILGMDELSEEDKIVVQRARRIERFLGQNFFVAQKFTDIPGSFVPLTDTIDAFERICNGEFDAYPEKCFDGLGGLDDVEAAYQKLTGK, from the coding sequence ATGACTACAGCTACTCAGGTGCAGCGTGCGGACGCCGCATCGACTGCTGCCGGACGCGTTGTCCGTGTCATCGGCCCGGTCGTCGACGTGGAATTCCCGCGCGGCGAGCTGCCGGCACTGTACAACGCCCTGCAGGTCGATGTGACGCTCGAAGCTGTCGCCAAGACCATCACCCTCGAGACTGCCCAGCACCTCGGCGACGACGTCGTCCGGACCATTTCGATGGCTCCGACCGACGGACTCGTCCGTGGCCAGGCGGTCATCGACTCCGGCAAGCCGATCTCGGTTCCCGTCGGTGACGTCGTCAAGGGCCACGTGTTCAACGCGCTCGGCGACTGCCTCGACGAGCCCGGCCTCGGCCGGGACGGCGAGCAGTGGGGCATCCACCGCGACGCCCCCGCCTTCGACCAGCTCGAGGGTCGTACCGAGCTCATGGAGACCGGCATCAAGGTCATCGACCTGCTGACCCCGTACGTGAAGGGCGGCAAGATCGGCCTCTTCGGCGGCGCCGGTGTGGGCAAGACCGTGCTCATCCAGGAGATGATCACCCGTATCGCCCGCGAGTTCTCCGGTACCTCCGTGTTCGCCGGCGTCGGCGAGCGTACCCGTGAGGGCACCGACCTCCGTCTGGAGATGGAGGAGATGGGCGTCCTCCAGGACACCGCCCTCGTCTTCGGCCAGATGGATGAGCCGCCGGGAGTCCGTATGCGCGTGGCGCTGTCCGGTCTGACCATGGCGGAGTACTTCCGCGATGTCCAGAACCAGGACGTGCTGCTCTTCATCGACAACATCTTCCGTTTCACCCAGGCCGGTTCCGAGGTCTCCACGCTGCTGGGCCGTATGCCCTCCGCCGTGGGTTACCAGCCGACCCTGGCCGACGAGATGGGTGTTCTCCAGGAGCGCATCACCTCCACCAAGGGCCACTCGATCACCTCGCTGCAGGCCGTTTACGTGCCTGCGGACGACTACACCGACCCGGCCCCGGCGACCACCTTCGCCCACCTGGACGCGACCACCGAGCTCGACCGGTCCATCGCCTCGAAGGGTATCTACCCTGCGGTGAACCCGCTGACCTCGACCTCTCGCATCCTGGAGCCGGGCATCGTCGGCCAGCGCCACTACGACGTCGCCCAGCGCGTGATCGGTATTCTGCAGAAGAACAAGGAACTGCAGGACATCATCGCCATCCTGGGTATGGATGAGCTCTCCGAGGAAGACAAGATCGTCGTGCAGCGCGCGCGTCGTATCGAGCGCTTCCTGGGTCAGAACTTCTTCGTCGCCCAGAAGTTCACCGACATCCCGGGTTCCTTCGTGCCGTTGACCGACACGATCGACGCCTTCGAGCGCATCTGCAACGGTGAGTTCGACGCTTACCCGGAGAAGTGCTTCGACGGTCTGGGTGGACTCGACGATGTCGAGGCCGCCTACCAGAAGCTCACCGGAAAGTAA
- a CDS encoding DUF2550 domain-containing protein — translation MLGTILIIVLACLVFFGALMALGRFLALRSSGIPVVIRSMPNPDGRHWRHGVLVYGGTRARVYKLRSLRPESDISVSRQRTTITGRREITARESNFLEAELHILCLEDGDSRWEFALDNAGDTALVAWLESAPSERFVRPLSRIDPRHGLERH, via the coding sequence GTGCTCGGGACCATCCTCATCATCGTGCTCGCATGCCTGGTATTTTTCGGAGCCCTCATGGCGCTGGGCAGGTTCCTCGCTCTGCGCAGCAGTGGTATCCCCGTGGTGATCAGAAGCATGCCGAACCCGGACGGCAGGCACTGGCGCCACGGGGTTCTTGTCTACGGGGGGACCCGGGCCAGGGTCTACAAGCTGCGGTCCTTGCGTCCGGAATCTGACATCAGCGTGTCCCGCCAGCGGACGACCATCACCGGGCGTCGTGAGATCACCGCCCGGGAGAGCAATTTCCTTGAGGCGGAACTCCACATTCTCTGTCTCGAAGACGGGGACTCCAGGTGGGAATTCGCCCTGGACAATGCGGGTGACACCGCATTGGTCGCCTGGCTGGAGTCCGCTCCTTCGGAGCGGTTCGTGCGACCGCTGTCACGGATCGACCCCCGCCACGGTCTGGAACGGCACTGA
- a CDS encoding F0F1 ATP synthase subunit delta produces the protein MHAASRATLDRLSADLDNTLTGSIEAASAGAQTGADLFEVVELLDADRTLRMALVDQTIPADRRVGLAESLLNGKVSATALEIVSSAVRSTWSNTRDLRTGLVELGRRALLRAAGAQGQKDRVGSELYQLARLLEKEPQLEMLLADRLAPADNRRDLFAKVLYGKVSSITEALALQVASRPGQRPVEGLDAVCDFAAALDGKTVARVRSVNALSDAQAEALGQKLEKIYGSAMSVHSEVDTSLLGGAVIRVRDEVIDGSTAGKLEKLRRNLA, from the coding sequence GTGCACGCAGCGAGCCGAGCAACCCTGGACCGACTGTCCGCCGACCTGGACAACACCCTGACCGGGTCGATCGAGGCAGCCAGTGCCGGAGCACAGACCGGTGCCGACCTCTTCGAGGTCGTCGAGCTTCTCGACGCCGACCGCACCCTGCGCATGGCCCTGGTCGACCAGACCATCCCGGCCGACCGTCGTGTCGGCCTGGCCGAGAGCCTGCTGAACGGCAAGGTGTCCGCCACTGCCCTGGAGATCGTCTCCTCGGCGGTGCGCTCCACCTGGTCGAACACCCGTGACCTGCGCACCGGCCTGGTCGAGCTGGGCCGTCGCGCCCTGCTGCGTGCCGCCGGTGCCCAGGGGCAGAAGGACCGTGTCGGAAGCGAGCTTTACCAGCTGGCCCGTCTCCTCGAGAAGGAGCCGCAGCTGGAAATGCTTCTCGCCGACCGCCTCGCCCCCGCGGACAACCGTCGCGACCTGTTCGCGAAGGTCCTCTACGGCAAGGTCAGTTCGATCACTGAGGCGCTGGCGCTTCAGGTGGCCAGCCGACCCGGACAACGTCCGGTCGAGGGACTTGACGCGGTGTGCGATTTCGCCGCCGCTCTGGACGGGAAGACGGTCGCCCGCGTGCGGTCCGTCAACGCCCTGTCCGATGCCCAGGCAGAGGCCCTCGGGCAGAAGCTGGAGAAGATCTACGGTTCCGCGATGTCCGTCCATTCCGAGGTTGACACCAGCCTCCTCGGTGGAGCGGTCATCCGGGTCCGCGATGAGGTCATCGACGGCAGCACAGCTGGAAAGCTGGAGAAGCTGCGTCGGAACCTCGCGTAG
- the atpA gene encoding F0F1 ATP synthase subunit alpha: MAELTISSDEIRSAIANYTSSTSAEASREEVGVVTMAADGIAQVSGMPSVMTNELLEFPGGVIGVAQNLETDSVGVVVLGNYESLKEGDEVKRTGEVLSIPVGDKFLGRVINPLGQPIDGLGTIEAEEDRVLELQAPSVLMRQPVSEPMQTGIKAIDAMTPIGRGQRQLIIGDRKTGKTSVCIDTILNQRENWASGDKTKQVRCIYVAIGQKGSTIASVRQTLEDQGALEYTTIVAAPASDSAGFKWLAPFAGAALGQHWMYQGAHVLIIFDDLTKQAEAYRAISLLLRRPPGREAYPGDVFYLHSRLLERAAKLSDELGGGSMTALPIIETKANDVGAFIPTNVISITDGQVFLESDLFNQGVRPAINVGVSVSRVGGDAQTKGMKKVAGNLRLDLAAYRDLEAFATFASDLDEYSKAQLERGERLVELLKQNETEPQSVEDQMVSIYLAGEGEFDNVPVQDVRRYEAELWETLHANHAAIYDQIAGGKPFSDESKAALVAANAEFAKGFQTTDGTVVVNEPEPEALADADLDKHQITVSAKK, translated from the coding sequence ATGGCGGAGCTGACGATCTCCTCCGATGAGATCCGTAGTGCGATTGCGAACTACACCTCGAGCACTTCCGCGGAGGCCTCCCGTGAGGAGGTCGGCGTGGTCACCATGGCTGCGGACGGCATTGCCCAGGTTTCGGGCATGCCTTCCGTGATGACCAATGAGCTGCTCGAGTTCCCCGGCGGCGTCATCGGCGTCGCACAGAACCTCGAGACCGACTCCGTCGGCGTCGTGGTGCTGGGTAACTATGAGTCGCTGAAGGAAGGCGACGAAGTCAAGCGGACCGGCGAGGTCCTCTCGATTCCGGTCGGGGACAAGTTCCTCGGTCGCGTGATCAACCCCCTGGGCCAGCCGATTGACGGCCTGGGCACCATCGAGGCCGAAGAAGACCGCGTCCTGGAACTCCAGGCGCCGTCCGTGCTGATGCGTCAGCCGGTCTCCGAGCCGATGCAGACCGGCATCAAGGCCATCGACGCGATGACCCCGATCGGTCGCGGTCAGCGTCAGCTGATCATCGGCGACCGCAAGACGGGTAAGACCTCCGTCTGCATCGACACCATCCTGAACCAGCGTGAGAACTGGGCCTCGGGCGACAAGACTAAGCAGGTCCGCTGCATCTACGTCGCCATCGGTCAGAAGGGCTCGACCATCGCGTCGGTCCGTCAGACCCTCGAGGACCAGGGCGCGCTGGAGTACACCACCATTGTCGCGGCTCCGGCCTCCGACTCCGCCGGCTTCAAGTGGCTCGCTCCCTTCGCGGGTGCGGCCCTGGGCCAGCACTGGATGTACCAGGGCGCTCACGTCCTGATCATCTTCGACGACCTCACCAAGCAGGCCGAGGCCTACCGTGCCATCTCCCTGCTGCTGCGCCGTCCGCCGGGACGCGAGGCCTACCCGGGTGACGTCTTCTACCTCCACTCCCGTCTGCTGGAGCGTGCCGCGAAGCTCTCCGATGAGCTCGGTGGCGGTTCGATGACCGCACTGCCGATCATCGAGACCAAGGCGAACGACGTGGGAGCGTTCATCCCGACCAACGTGATCTCCATCACCGATGGTCAGGTCTTCCTCGAGTCCGACCTGTTCAACCAGGGCGTGCGCCCGGCCATCAACGTCGGTGTGTCCGTCTCCCGTGTGGGTGGCGACGCGCAGACCAAGGGCATGAAGAAGGTCGCCGGTAACCTCCGTCTCGACCTGGCCGCCTACCGCGACCTCGAGGCCTTCGCCACCTTCGCCTCCGACCTGGACGAGTACTCCAAGGCACAGCTGGAGCGCGGTGAACGACTCGTCGAGCTGCTGAAGCAGAACGAGACCGAGCCGCAGTCCGTCGAGGACCAGATGGTCTCCATCTACCTCGCCGGTGAGGGCGAATTCGACAACGTCCCGGTCCAGGATGTCCGCCGCTACGAGGCTGAGCTGTGGGAGACCCTGCACGCCAACCACGCGGCCATCTACGACCAGATCGCCGGCGGCAAGCCTTTCAGCGACGAGTCGAAGGCTGCGCTGGTCGCCGCCAACGCCGAGTTCGCCAAGGGCTTCCAGACCACCGACGGCACCGTGGTCGTCAACGAGCCGGAGCCCGAGGCCCTGGCCGACGCTGACCTGGATAAGCACCAGATCACCGTCTCCGCCAAGAAGTAG
- a CDS encoding F0F1 ATP synthase subunit gamma, which produces MATLRELRDRIKSVNSTKKITKAQELIATSKITKAQARVTASQPYADEITRVIQRLASASSLDHPMLDTEAQARRAAILVVTSDRGMCGGYNHNVLKTTLELRKKLQNEGKEVVLYIAGSKGVDYFNFRGEALAGAWTGFSQDPIYAATHDLRRHLIDGFTAGPDGVTKPRPGLGAPEGQGVTGFDELHVVYTRFQSMLTQTPQAFRMLPIETRVEGELAQADDLLSNGPDTVTADFDFEPDPDTLLAALLPQYVSRSIFALMLESAASESAARRTAMSAATDNATALVNDLSRVANQLRQAKITQEISEIVGGVDALSDSGESD; this is translated from the coding sequence ATGGCTACACTTCGCGAATTGCGTGACCGCATCAAGTCGGTCAACTCGACGAAGAAGATCACCAAGGCGCAGGAACTGATCGCGACCTCGAAGATCACGAAGGCACAGGCCAGGGTGACCGCATCCCAGCCCTATGCCGACGAGATCACCCGCGTCATCCAGCGCCTGGCGTCCGCCTCCTCCCTGGATCACCCGATGCTGGACACCGAGGCCCAGGCACGCCGTGCGGCGATCCTGGTCGTCACCAGCGACCGGGGCATGTGTGGTGGCTACAACCACAACGTGCTGAAGACCACGCTCGAACTGCGCAAGAAGCTGCAGAACGAGGGGAAGGAAGTCGTCCTCTACATCGCCGGATCGAAGGGCGTGGACTACTTCAACTTCCGCGGTGAAGCTCTGGCCGGAGCGTGGACCGGGTTCTCTCAGGACCCTATCTACGCCGCGACCCACGATCTGCGTCGCCACCTCATCGACGGCTTCACCGCCGGTCCTGACGGGGTCACCAAGCCCCGTCCGGGACTGGGGGCGCCGGAAGGTCAGGGAGTCACCGGTTTCGACGAGCTGCACGTGGTCTACACGCGCTTCCAGTCGATGCTGACCCAGACCCCGCAGGCCTTCCGGATGCTGCCGATCGAGACCCGCGTCGAGGGTGAGCTCGCCCAGGCCGATGACCTCCTGTCCAACGGTCCCGACACCGTGACCGCGGACTTCGACTTCGAGCCGGATCCGGACACCCTGCTGGCGGCTCTGCTGCCGCAGTACGTGTCACGCAGCATTTTCGCGCTCATGCTCGAATCCGCTGCCAGTGAGTCGGCTGCCCGACGGACTGCGATGTCCGCCGCGACCGACAACGCGACCGCTCTGGTCAACGACCTTTCCCGGGTCGCCAACCAGTTGCGCCAGGCGAAGATCACCCAGGAAATCTCAGAGATCGTCGGCGGCGTTGACGCGCTGTCCGACAGCGGAGAAAGTGACTAA
- a CDS encoding F0F1 ATP synthase subunit epsilon, whose amino-acid sequence MAEIATELVSVERMLWSGTATSVTAQTTEGEIGVLPGHEPLLGQLVDNGVVVIRTTEGEKLVAAVQGGFLSVSSAKVTILADSAVWAGEVNTSDAEARAKDASASAFERETAVSELRAVKRLQEK is encoded by the coding sequence ATGGCTGAGATTGCCACTGAACTCGTGTCTGTGGAACGGATGCTCTGGTCGGGTACGGCCACCTCCGTTACCGCGCAGACCACCGAGGGCGAGATCGGCGTGCTCCCCGGCCACGAACCGCTGCTCGGCCAGCTGGTCGACAACGGCGTGGTCGTCATCCGGACAACCGAGGGTGAGAAGCTCGTCGCTGCGGTACAGGGTGGATTCCTGTCCGTGTCGTCGGCCAAGGTGACCATCCTCGCCGATTCCGCGGTCTGGGCCGGAGAGGTCAACACCTCCGACGCCGAGGCCCGGGCGAAGGACGCATCTGCGTCCGCGTTCGAGCGCGAGACCGCGGTCTCCGAGCTGCGCGCCGTGAAGCGGCTCCAGGAGAAGTAA
- a CDS encoding F0F1 ATP synthase subunit B: protein MTNYFILAEENDPQQWTDNPNPLLPAGYDIVWSLICFIIIFVLFWKYVLPTFKRVLNEREEQIEGGIQRAEAAQEEAKAALEKYNSQLAEARTEAAQIRDDARAQGQKIIAEANAKAEAEVKRKAADGEKALLAQRDAVVADLRKDLGAASINLAEQLLGQDLADDVKKSGTIDSFLADLDSVGSGK, encoded by the coding sequence ATGACGAACTACTTCATTTTGGCGGAGGAGAACGATCCACAGCAGTGGACCGACAATCCCAATCCGCTGTTGCCTGCGGGCTACGACATCGTCTGGTCCCTGATCTGCTTCATCATCATCTTCGTGCTGTTCTGGAAGTACGTTCTTCCGACCTTCAAGCGGGTCCTCAACGAGCGTGAGGAGCAGATTGAAGGTGGCATCCAGCGTGCCGAGGCAGCCCAGGAGGAGGCCAAGGCGGCACTGGAGAAGTACAACTCCCAGCTCGCCGAAGCCCGTACCGAGGCAGCACAGATCCGGGACGACGCCCGTGCCCAGGGTCAGAAGATTATCGCTGAGGCGAATGCCAAGGCTGAGGCTGAGGTCAAGCGCAAGGCCGCCGACGGCGAGAAGGCTCTGCTCGCGCAGCGCGACGCTGTCGTCGCCGATCTGCGCAAGGATCTGGGCGCCGCGTCCATCAACCTCGCCGAGCAGCTGCTCGGCCAGGATCTGGCGGACGACGTCAAGAAGTCCGGAACCATCGACTCCTTCCTCGCTGATCTCGACAGCGTCGGTTCGGGGAAGTGA